From a region of the Arachis ipaensis cultivar K30076 chromosome B09, Araip1.1, whole genome shotgun sequence genome:
- the LOC107618298 gene encoding PHD finger protein ALFIN-LIKE 3 isoform X1 gives MDSRAQYNPRTVEEVFRDFKGRRAGLIKALTTDVEEFYNQCDPEKENLCLYGFPSEQWEVNLPAEEVPPELPEPVLGINFARDGMQEKDWLSLVAVHSDAWLLAIAFYFGARFGFDKADRKRLFNMINEVPTIFEVVTGAAKKQVKEKSSVSNHSGSKSKSNSKAQRAPEPQGRQQKALQAKDEDDELDEQEDDEHGETLCGACGEHYGTDEFWICCDICEKWFHGKCVKITPARAEHIKQYKCPSCSNKRTRP, from the exons ATGGACTCGCGAGCTCAGTATAATCCGCGCACCGTGGAAGAGGTTTTTAGGGATTTCAAGGGTCGCCGAGCAGGTCTCATCAAAGCCCTCACCACCG ATGTTGAAGAATTCTACAACCAATGTGACCCTG AGAAGGAGAACTTGTGCTTGTATGGCTTTCCTAGCGAGCAGTGGGAAGTAAATTTACCCGCTGAAGAAGTTCCACCAGAGCTTCCCGAGCCTGTGCTGGGCATTAACTTTGCCAGGGATGGCATGCAAGAAAAAGACTGGTTATCTTTGGTCGCTGTTCACAGCGATGCGTGGTTACTTGCTATTGCCTTCTATTTTGGAGCCAGATTTGGGTTTGATAAAGCTGACAG GAAACGCCTTTTCAATATGATTAATGAAGTGCCCACAATATTTGAAGTTGTTACTGGTGCAGCCAAGAAACAAGTGAAGGAGAAGTCTTCAGTTTCGAACCATAGTGGCAGCAAATCAAAGTCCAACTCTAAAGCA CAGCGTGCTCCGGAACCACAGGGTAGGCAGCAAAAGGCATTGCAAGCAAAAGATGAGGACGATGAACTGGACGAGCAAGAAGACGATGAACACGGGGAAACCTTGTGTGGGGCATGTGGCGAGCATTATGGCACCGATGAATTCTGGATTTGCTGTGACATTTGCGAGAAGTGGTTCCATGGGAAATGCGTGAAGATCACCCCTGCTAGGGCAGAGCATATCAAGCAGTACAAGTGCCCATCATGCAGTAATAAGCGAACTCGCCCCTGA
- the LOC107618298 gene encoding PHD finger protein ALFIN-LIKE 3 isoform X2, whose translation MDSRAQYNPRTVEEVFRDFKGRRAGLIKALTTDVEEFYNQCDPEKENLCLYGFPSEQWEVNLPAEEVPPELPEPVLGINFARDGMQEKDWLSLVAVHSDAWLLAIAFYFGARFGFDKADRKRLFNMINEVPTIFEVVTGAAKKQVKEKSSVSNHSGSKSKSNSKARAPEPQGRQQKALQAKDEDDELDEQEDDEHGETLCGACGEHYGTDEFWICCDICEKWFHGKCVKITPARAEHIKQYKCPSCSNKRTRP comes from the exons ATGGACTCGCGAGCTCAGTATAATCCGCGCACCGTGGAAGAGGTTTTTAGGGATTTCAAGGGTCGCCGAGCAGGTCTCATCAAAGCCCTCACCACCG ATGTTGAAGAATTCTACAACCAATGTGACCCTG AGAAGGAGAACTTGTGCTTGTATGGCTTTCCTAGCGAGCAGTGGGAAGTAAATTTACCCGCTGAAGAAGTTCCACCAGAGCTTCCCGAGCCTGTGCTGGGCATTAACTTTGCCAGGGATGGCATGCAAGAAAAAGACTGGTTATCTTTGGTCGCTGTTCACAGCGATGCGTGGTTACTTGCTATTGCCTTCTATTTTGGAGCCAGATTTGGGTTTGATAAAGCTGACAG GAAACGCCTTTTCAATATGATTAATGAAGTGCCCACAATATTTGAAGTTGTTACTGGTGCAGCCAAGAAACAAGTGAAGGAGAAGTCTTCAGTTTCGAACCATAGTGGCAGCAAATCAAAGTCCAACTCTAAAGCA CGTGCTCCGGAACCACAGGGTAGGCAGCAAAAGGCATTGCAAGCAAAAGATGAGGACGATGAACTGGACGAGCAAGAAGACGATGAACACGGGGAAACCTTGTGTGGGGCATGTGGCGAGCATTATGGCACCGATGAATTCTGGATTTGCTGTGACATTTGCGAGAAGTGGTTCCATGGGAAATGCGTGAAGATCACCCCTGCTAGGGCAGAGCATATCAAGCAGTACAAGTGCCCATCATGCAGTAATAAGCGAACTCGCCCCTGA
- the LOC107618298 gene encoding PHD finger protein ALFIN-LIKE 3 isoform X3 — MDSRAQYNPRTVEEVFRDFKGRRADVEEFYNQCDPEKENLCLYGFPSEQWEVNLPAEEVPPELPEPVLGINFARDGMQEKDWLSLVAVHSDAWLLAIAFYFGARFGFDKADRKRLFNMINEVPTIFEVVTGAAKKQVKEKSSVSNHSGSKSKSNSKAQRAPEPQGRQQKALQAKDEDDELDEQEDDEHGETLCGACGEHYGTDEFWICCDICEKWFHGKCVKITPARAEHIKQYKCPSCSNKRTRP; from the exons ATGGACTCGCGAGCTCAGTATAATCCGCGCACCGTGGAAGAGGTTTTTAGGGATTTCAAGGGTCGCCGAGCAG ATGTTGAAGAATTCTACAACCAATGTGACCCTG AGAAGGAGAACTTGTGCTTGTATGGCTTTCCTAGCGAGCAGTGGGAAGTAAATTTACCCGCTGAAGAAGTTCCACCAGAGCTTCCCGAGCCTGTGCTGGGCATTAACTTTGCCAGGGATGGCATGCAAGAAAAAGACTGGTTATCTTTGGTCGCTGTTCACAGCGATGCGTGGTTACTTGCTATTGCCTTCTATTTTGGAGCCAGATTTGGGTTTGATAAAGCTGACAG GAAACGCCTTTTCAATATGATTAATGAAGTGCCCACAATATTTGAAGTTGTTACTGGTGCAGCCAAGAAACAAGTGAAGGAGAAGTCTTCAGTTTCGAACCATAGTGGCAGCAAATCAAAGTCCAACTCTAAAGCA CAGCGTGCTCCGGAACCACAGGGTAGGCAGCAAAAGGCATTGCAAGCAAAAGATGAGGACGATGAACTGGACGAGCAAGAAGACGATGAACACGGGGAAACCTTGTGTGGGGCATGTGGCGAGCATTATGGCACCGATGAATTCTGGATTTGCTGTGACATTTGCGAGAAGTGGTTCCATGGGAAATGCGTGAAGATCACCCCTGCTAGGGCAGAGCATATCAAGCAGTACAAGTGCCCATCATGCAGTAATAAGCGAACTCGCCCCTGA